The Litchfieldia alkalitelluris genome has a window encoding:
- a CDS encoding FtsB family cell division protein, translating into MSASPKQTLAQLQSQYINAHQKQEEAISRKRRGLFRRLIAFTVLGLCISYIFISTLVSQSATINENVNTKAELEQKIANLQEEQVILEEEIVKLNDNEYIAKIARRDYFLSEEGEIIFKFTDESSSY; encoded by the coding sequence ATGAGTGCATCACCAAAACAAACTCTTGCACAATTACAATCTCAATATATCAATGCACACCAAAAACAGGAAGAAGCCATTTCGAGAAAACGGCGGGGTTTATTTCGACGCCTCATCGCGTTTACTGTCCTTGGATTATGTATTTCATATATTTTTATCTCGACTCTTGTATCTCAATCTGCAACAATTAATGAGAATGTGAATACAAAAGCTGAGCTTGAACAAAAAATAGCTAATCTTCAGGAAGAGCAGGTTATCCTTGAAGAAGAGATCGTTAAATTAAACGATAATGAGTACATTGCAAAAATTGCCAGAAGAGATTATTTCCTTTCTGAAGAAGGAGAAATCATCTTTAAGTTTACAGATGAATCTTCGTCTTATTGA
- the hpt gene encoding hypoxanthine phosphoribosyltransferase → MKQDIEKVLFTEEEIQEKVVQLGKTLTEEYGDKFPLAIGILKGAMPFMGDLLKRMDAYLEMDFMDVSSYGNSTVSSGEVKILKDLDTSVEGRDILIIEDIIDSGLTLSYIVELFRYRKARSIKIVTLLDKPTGRKASIEADYVGFIVPDAFVVGYGLDYAEKYRNLPYIGVLKPEVYSQ, encoded by the coding sequence ATGAAGCAAGATATTGAAAAAGTACTCTTTACAGAAGAAGAAATTCAAGAAAAAGTAGTACAGTTAGGAAAAACGTTAACAGAAGAATATGGTGACAAATTTCCTTTAGCGATTGGTATTCTTAAGGGTGCAATGCCATTCATGGGAGATTTATTAAAAAGAATGGATGCATATTTAGAAATGGATTTCATGGATGTATCAAGTTATGGAAATTCAACTGTTTCTTCGGGAGAAGTGAAAATTTTAAAGGATTTGGATACATCAGTTGAAGGTCGAGATATCTTAATTATTGAGGATATTATCGATAGTGGATTGACACTAAGTTATATTGTAGAACTTTTCCGATACCGTAAGGCAAGATCAATTAAGATTGTTACATTACTTGATAAGCCAACTGGAAGAAAAGCATCGATTGAAGCAGATTATGTTGGTTTTATTGTTCCAGATGCTTTTGTGGTAGGTTATGGTCTGGACTATGCTGAGAAATATCGAAATTTGCCATACATAGGTGTGTTAAAACCAGAAGTTTATAGTCAATAA
- the spoIIE gene encoding stage II sporulation protein E, whose translation MERVERNLIDPISEVDIGKTQSTLYQVFRRLQIKLENVMMQKGLLLIMIGFLLGRALILASITPFALPFFATVFLMKRDKSGLVFLAVVAGAMTLTVNIMIYTVIGILLFLFTQQVLKKSKIDPIKSLPTVVLCSSLIAKILIVFLTTGKVTVYDGMMAGVESGLGFILTLIFVQSVPLLTMKKHRHALKVEEIICMIILIASVLTGMIGWSFYDLSLENIMSRYLVLLFAFVAGATMGSTVGVVTGLILSLANVSSLYQMSLLAFSGLLGGLLKDGKKIGVSLGLVISSMLLGLYGEGSNDILPTLYESLIAVTLFLITPRSLTSNLAKYIPGTAEYSSEQQQYLRKIRDVTANRVEQFSTVFQALSNSFSQYGLPLEKDDNDREIDYFLSNVTEKTCQTCFKKEVCWAKNFNTTYDYMKDIMHELDTDSLAYNHVLSRDWDKHCVKSKKVIDAIGQELTHYQANQKLKRQVQESRKLVADQLMGVSQVMGNFAKEIQRERENHHIQEEQILEALQSFGIEIGHVEIYSLEQGNIDIEMSIPYCNGSGECEKLIAPMLSNILNETVMVKKEECATYPSGYCHVSFGSTKAFIVDTGIAHAAKGGGLVSGDSYSTIELGVGKYAVAISDGMGNGERAHHESNETLKLLQKILQSGIEEKVAIKSVNSILSLRTTDEIFSTLDLAVIDLQDANVKFLKIGSTPSYIKRGDKVINVQASNLPMGIIEDFEVDVVSEQLKAEDLLIMMSDGIFEGPKHVENYDIWMKRKIKEIDTNDPQQIADILMEEVIRTRSGHIEDDMTVVVTKIKRNIPKWAAIPIQSAKRKAQ comes from the coding sequence ATGGAAAGAGTTGAAAGGAATCTGATTGATCCAATCTCAGAAGTTGACATAGGAAAAACTCAAAGTACATTGTATCAGGTCTTTCGGAGGTTACAAATAAAACTGGAAAACGTAATGATGCAAAAAGGATTACTGCTAATTATGATTGGGTTTTTACTTGGACGAGCACTAATTCTCGCTAGTATAACACCTTTTGCACTTCCTTTTTTTGCGACAGTATTTTTGATGAAAAGGGACAAGTCCGGATTAGTGTTTTTGGCGGTGGTTGCAGGAGCAATGACATTAACTGTTAATATCATGATTTATACAGTTATTGGAATTCTCTTATTTTTATTCACTCAGCAGGTGTTAAAAAAGTCAAAGATTGATCCAATAAAGTCTTTACCAACAGTTGTCTTATGTTCATCTTTAATTGCAAAGATATTAATCGTTTTTTTAACAACAGGAAAGGTTACGGTTTATGATGGCATGATGGCTGGTGTGGAATCAGGATTAGGATTTATCCTCACCTTAATCTTTGTACAGAGTGTTCCGTTACTTACCATGAAGAAACATAGACATGCCCTAAAGGTTGAAGAAATTATATGTATGATCATTCTGATTGCTTCGGTATTAACTGGTATGATTGGCTGGTCATTTTATGATTTATCACTTGAAAATATAATGTCGAGATATTTGGTTCTATTATTTGCATTTGTTGCAGGAGCTACTATGGGTTCAACTGTAGGAGTAGTAACAGGTTTAATCCTAAGTCTTGCAAATGTAAGCAGTTTATATCAAATGAGTCTTCTTGCATTTTCTGGTTTACTAGGTGGTTTATTAAAAGACGGGAAAAAAATTGGTGTTTCACTAGGTCTAGTCATTAGCTCGATGCTACTAGGTTTATATGGCGAAGGGTCAAATGATATTTTACCAACGCTATATGAATCTTTAATTGCAGTTACTTTGTTTCTAATCACACCAAGGTCATTAACTTCAAATCTAGCAAAGTATATTCCAGGTACGGCAGAATATTCGTCAGAACAACAACAATATTTACGTAAGATTAGAGATGTAACAGCAAACCGAGTTGAGCAGTTTTCGACAGTGTTTCAAGCCTTGTCCAACAGTTTTTCGCAGTATGGACTACCATTAGAAAAAGATGATAATGATCGTGAAATAGATTATTTCTTAAGTAATGTGACGGAAAAGACATGCCAAACATGCTTTAAGAAGGAAGTTTGTTGGGCTAAGAACTTTAATACAACATATGACTATATGAAAGATATTATGCATGAATTAGATACGGATTCTTTAGCTTACAATCATGTTTTATCGCGCGATTGGGACAAGCATTGTGTAAAATCGAAAAAAGTCATTGATGCAATTGGTCAAGAATTAACCCATTATCAAGCAAATCAAAAGTTAAAAAGACAAGTGCAAGAAAGTAGAAAATTAGTAGCTGATCAATTGATGGGTGTTTCTCAGGTGATGGGTAACTTTGCAAAAGAGATACAAAGGGAGCGTGAAAACCACCATATTCAAGAGGAGCAAATATTAGAAGCGCTTCAGTCGTTCGGAATCGAAATAGGACATGTTGAGATTTATAGTTTAGAGCAAGGCAATATTGATATCGAAATGAGTATTCCATATTGTAATGGCAGTGGGGAGTGTGAAAAGCTAATTGCCCCTATGCTCTCGAATATACTAAATGAAACGGTAATGGTTAAAAAGGAAGAATGCGCTACGTATCCTAGTGGTTATTGCCATGTATCTTTCGGGTCAACTAAGGCGTTTATTGTTGATACTGGAATTGCTCATGCAGCCAAAGGAGGAGGGCTTGTATCTGGTGATAGCTATTCAACAATTGAATTGGGAGTAGGTAAGTATGCGGTTGCAATAAGTGACGGCATGGGTAACGGTGAGCGAGCACATCATGAGAGTAATGAAACCTTAAAGCTTTTACAAAAAATTCTGCAAAGTGGAATAGAGGAGAAGGTAGCAATTAAATCCGTCAATTCTATTCTTTCATTAAGAACCACTGATGAAATATTCTCAACCCTGGATCTTGCTGTTATTGACTTGCAAGATGCCAATGTTAAATTCTTGAAGATTGGATCCACACCTAGCTATATTAAGCGAGGAGATAAAGTGATCAATGTACAAGCAAGCAATCTACCGATGGGTATAATTGAAGATTTTGAAGTGGATGTTGTAAGTGAGCAATTAAAGGCAGAGGATTTACTGATTATGATGAGCGATGGAATTTTTGAAGGTCCAAAGCATGTCGAAAATTATGATATATGGATGAAAAGAAAAATAAAGGAAATAGATACAAATGATCCACAGCAAATTGCTGATATCCTCATGGAGGAAGTTATCCGAACAAGATCTGGACATATCGAGGATGACATGACGGTAGTTGTTACTAAGATAAAAAGAAATATCCCAAAATGGGCAGCCATCCCGATTCAATCTGCCAAGAGAAAAGCACAATGA
- the yabP gene encoding sporulation protein YabP: MSQYYEVGTSNKSPVQDHDVIMRGRRLLDITGVKQVESFDNEEFLLETVMGFLAIRGQNLQMKNLDVEKGIVSIKGKVFDITYLDDQQAEKAKGFFSKLFK; this comes from the coding sequence ATGAGCCAGTACTATGAAGTAGGTACTTCTAACAAAAGTCCTGTACAAGATCATGATGTAATCATGAGAGGTAGACGATTATTAGATATCACTGGGGTAAAACAGGTTGAGAGTTTTGATAATGAAGAATTTTTGCTTGAAACTGTTATGGGGTTTTTAGCAATTCGTGGTCAAAATCTTCAGATGAAAAACCTAGATGTAGAAAAAGGCATTGTCTCGATCAAAGGCAAGGTGTTTGATATCACCTACTTAGATGATCAGCAAGCGGAGAAAGCTAAAGGATTCTTTAGCAAGTTATTTAAATGA
- a CDS encoding S1 domain-containing RNA-binding protein: MSIEVGSKLQGKVTGITNFGAFVELPEGSTGLVHISEVADNYVKDINEHLKVGDQVEVKVINVEKDGKIGLSIKKAKEQPPQQQRPPRNNSPRNNNNRNMAQPKENFEQKMNRFLKDSEERLTSLKRHTESKRGGRGARRG, translated from the coding sequence ATGTCAATTGAAGTAGGCAGCAAGTTGCAGGGTAAGGTAACAGGGATTACTAATTTCGGAGCGTTTGTGGAGTTACCAGAAGGTTCAACAGGTCTTGTTCACATTAGTGAGGTTGCAGACAATTATGTAAAAGATATCAATGAACACTTAAAAGTTGGCGACCAAGTTGAAGTGAAAGTCATTAATGTTGAAAAAGATGGTAAGATTGGTTTATCTATTAAAAAAGCAAAAGAACAGCCACCACAACAACAACGCCCACCAAGAAACAATAGCCCGAGAAACAACAATAATCGAAATATGGCACAACCAAAGGAAAACTTTGAACAAAAAATGAATCGTTTCTTAAAAGATAGTGAAGAACGTTTAACTTCTCTTAAGCGTCATACCGAATCAAAAAGAGGTGGCCGAGGAGCGAGAAGAGGTTAA
- the ftsH gene encoding ATP-dependent zinc metalloprotease FtsH → MNRIFRNTIFYLLIFLVIIGVVSFFQGNNAPTEEMRYDQFISNLENGKVENFTIQPERGVYVVRGQLKEYEDDKKFFQTFVVNSDNAMTRIDEAAAAGGIDVTILQAKETSGWVTFFTSIIPFIIIFILFFFLLNQAQGGGSRVMNFGKSKAKLYSEDKKKVKFKDVAGADEEKQELVEVVEFLKDPRKFAELGARIPKGVLLVGPPGTGKTLLARAVAGEAGVPFFSISGSDFVEMFVGVGASRVRDLFENAKKNAPCIIFIDEIDAVGRQRGAGLGGGHDEREQTLNQLLVEMDGFGANEGIIIVAATNRPDILDPALLRPGRFDRQITVDRPDVIGREAVLKVHAHNKPLDETVNLKAIAARTPGFSGADLENLLNEAALVAARQNKKTIQMEDIDEATDRVIAGPAKKTRVISKKERNIVAYHEAGHVIIGVVLDEADMVHKVTIVPRGQAGGYAVMLPREDRYFMTKPELLDKITGLLGGRVAEEIVFGEVSTGAHNDFQRATAIARKMVTEYGMSEKLGPLQFGQAQGGQVFLGRDIHNEQNYSDAIAHEIDMEIQRFIKESYERARKILTENREKLELIAKTLLDVETLDAEQIKGLVDHGKLPERPVAADKTTTTTVSTDDVKVNINKKKDDTQDN, encoded by the coding sequence ATGAATCGGATTTTCCGTAATACGATCTTTTATTTATTAATCTTTTTAGTAATTATAGGTGTAGTTAGCTTTTTTCAAGGAAACAATGCACCAACAGAAGAAATGAGATATGATCAATTTATTTCTAACCTTGAAAATGGTAAGGTTGAAAACTTTACAATACAACCTGAGCGTGGGGTGTATGTTGTTAGAGGTCAGCTAAAGGAATATGAGGATGACAAGAAATTTTTCCAGACTTTTGTTGTGAACAGTGACAATGCCATGACGCGGATCGATGAAGCTGCAGCTGCAGGTGGTATCGATGTTACGATTCTCCAAGCAAAAGAAACAAGTGGATGGGTAACATTCTTCACTTCAATCATTCCTTTCATTATCATCTTTATTTTATTCTTCTTCTTACTTAACCAAGCTCAGGGCGGCGGAAGTCGTGTTATGAACTTTGGTAAAAGTAAGGCAAAGCTTTATAGCGAAGATAAGAAGAAGGTTAAATTTAAGGATGTAGCGGGTGCTGATGAAGAAAAGCAAGAGCTTGTTGAAGTGGTTGAATTCTTAAAGGACCCAAGAAAGTTTGCTGAGCTTGGTGCACGTATTCCGAAGGGTGTTTTATTAGTAGGACCTCCGGGAACTGGTAAAACTTTACTTGCGAGAGCTGTTGCGGGAGAAGCAGGAGTACCTTTCTTCTCAATTAGTGGTTCAGACTTCGTTGAAATGTTTGTAGGGGTCGGAGCATCTCGTGTACGTGACCTTTTTGAAAATGCAAAAAAGAACGCACCTTGTATTATTTTTATTGATGAAATCGATGCAGTAGGTCGTCAGCGTGGAGCAGGACTTGGTGGAGGACATGACGAACGTGAGCAGACATTAAACCAATTACTTGTTGAAATGGATGGCTTTGGTGCGAATGAAGGAATTATTATCGTAGCAGCAACAAACCGCCCAGATATTCTTGATCCTGCACTTTTGCGTCCAGGTCGTTTTGACAGACAAATTACTGTAGATCGCCCAGATGTAATTGGAAGAGAAGCAGTATTAAAGGTTCATGCTCATAATAAGCCATTAGATGAAACCGTAAATCTTAAAGCAATTGCTGCGAGAACGCCAGGATTTTCTGGTGCTGACTTAGAAAACTTATTGAATGAGGCTGCTCTTGTTGCAGCACGTCAAAATAAAAAGACGATTCAGATGGAAGATATTGATGAAGCAACAGATCGAGTGATAGCAGGGCCTGCGAAGAAAACGAGAGTTATCTCGAAAAAGGAACGAAATATTGTTGCTTATCATGAAGCAGGACACGTTATTATTGGAGTTGTTTTAGACGAAGCGGATATGGTACATAAAGTAACGATCGTGCCTCGTGGTCAAGCGGGTGGGTATGCAGTAATGCTTCCTAGAGAGGATCGTTATTTCATGACAAAGCCAGAATTACTTGATAAGATTACAGGGCTACTTGGTGGTCGTGTTGCTGAAGAAATTGTCTTTGGAGAAGTAAGTACAGGAGCACATAATGATTTCCAACGTGCCACTGCAATTGCTCGTAAGATGGTCACTGAGTATGGAATGAGTGAAAAGCTTGGACCACTACAATTTGGTCAGGCCCAAGGTGGTCAAGTGTTCCTGGGTAGAGATATCCATAATGAGCAGAATTATAGTGATGCAATTGCTCATGAAATTGATATGGAAATTCAACGCTTCATTAAGGAAAGCTATGAACGAGCTCGTAAGATACTTACTGAAAATCGTGAAAAGCTTGAATTAATTGCTAAAACCTTACTTGATGTTGAAACATTAGATGCCGAACAAATTAAAGGTCTTGTTGATCATGGTAAGTTACCAGAGAGACCAGTTGCAGCAGATAAGACAACTACAACAACAGTATCTACCGATGACGTTAAAGTAAATATAAATAAGAAAAAAGATGATACTCAGGATAACTAA
- the tilS gene encoding tRNA lysidine(34) synthetase TilS, whose product MLNEVEKFIKSNQLIVENTIIVVGVSGGPDSLALLHYLMNTYHEKGIKLIAAHVDHMFRGKESEEDLLFVKRFCNELHIPFESAQIDVKHYQKEKGISSQLAARECRYRFFDETMKKYQAHFLALGHHGDDQVETVLMRLVRGALPSSFAGMRAKRPFSTGHIIRPFLSITKDDIKGYCEAFQLSPRIDPSNDLDTYTRNRFRHHVLPFLKEENKQVHTKFQRFSEIVYEDESLLQELTVQRMNTVFKKKSKEHVTISISEFLAMPKSLQRRGIQLILNYLYWRTSPDLSLIHIDNLLSFLEKEHPSGSLDFPQGLQIIRSYNECYFTFSPKKAEPFTIIIQNETNIQFDNGYELVCKIWENYSEELTGDDIFIIDSDSFSFPFFARTRKTGDKMTQKGMKGTKKVKDIFIDKKVDRSMRDTWPIITDVNDTILWIPLIKKSTYEVVDLMKDKYIVFQYKKY is encoded by the coding sequence ATGTTAAATGAAGTAGAAAAATTTATAAAAAGTAACCAACTGATTGTAGAAAACACAATCATTGTTGTTGGTGTTTCAGGTGGTCCCGACTCATTGGCACTTTTACATTATCTTATGAATACTTACCATGAAAAAGGCATTAAGCTGATTGCTGCCCATGTAGACCATATGTTTCGAGGGAAGGAGTCGGAGGAAGATCTTCTCTTTGTTAAAAGATTTTGTAATGAATTACATATACCATTTGAATCTGCCCAAATAGATGTTAAGCATTATCAAAAGGAAAAAGGGATAAGCTCACAGTTAGCAGCACGCGAATGTCGATATCGATTCTTTGATGAAACCATGAAAAAATATCAAGCTCATTTCTTGGCCTTGGGACATCATGGTGATGATCAAGTTGAAACAGTTCTCATGAGGTTAGTGAGGGGGGCACTTCCTTCTAGTTTTGCGGGGATGAGAGCAAAAAGACCTTTCTCTACCGGACATATCATCAGACCGTTCTTATCGATTACAAAGGATGATATAAAAGGTTACTGTGAGGCCTTTCAGTTGTCTCCACGTATTGACCCAAGTAACGATTTAGACACGTATACACGAAATCGCTTTAGACATCATGTATTGCCCTTTTTAAAAGAAGAGAATAAACAGGTTCATACTAAATTTCAACGTTTTAGTGAAATCGTTTATGAAGATGAATCATTATTACAGGAATTAACTGTACAAAGAATGAATACAGTATTTAAAAAGAAAAGCAAAGAACATGTCACCATTTCTATAAGTGAATTTCTTGCAATGCCTAAATCTTTACAAAGAAGAGGGATTCAACTAATATTAAACTATCTTTATTGGAGGACATCTCCAGACCTTTCCTTAATACATATAGATAATTTACTATCCTTTTTGGAAAAAGAGCATCCGTCTGGAAGTCTTGATTTTCCACAAGGCTTGCAAATTATTCGATCCTATAACGAGTGTTATTTTACCTTTTCCCCAAAAAAGGCCGAGCCATTTACTATCATCATTCAAAATGAAACGAATATTCAATTTGATAATGGTTATGAATTGGTCTGTAAGATATGGGAAAACTACTCTGAGGAATTGACTGGTGATGATATATTTATTATTGATTCGGATTCATTTAGCTTTCCTTTTTTTGCTCGTACAAGAAAAACTGGAGACAAAATGACCCAAAAAGGCATGAAGGGTACCAAAAAGGTAAAAGATATCTTTATTGATAAAAAAGTAGATCGCAGTATGCGAGATACATGGCCTATTATTACTGATGTCAACGATACAATATTATGGATTCCATTAATAAAAAAATCCACATATGAAGTCGTTGATTTAATGAAAGATAAGTATATTGTTTTCCAGTATAAGAAGTATTGA
- a CDS encoding VWA domain-containing protein, with the protein MQKGSLKQILLITDGCSNQGEDPLAMAALAKEQGVTVNVIGVLEQDTIDEKGLQEIEGIAMASGGVSQVVYSTQLSHTVQMVTRQAMTQTLQGVVNKELQQILGGNASMEELPPEKRGEVLEVVDELGETVELEVLVLVDTSASMKHKLPTVKEALLDLSLSLNARMGDNKFAVFVFPGKRKDVEKVLDWTPNLESLSSIFPKLTTGGITPTGPAIREALTYFKKKRSLRSLISRDEQYYEESGM; encoded by the coding sequence ATGCAAAAAGGTTCATTAAAACAAATACTTTTAATAACAGATGGCTGCTCAAATCAGGGGGAAGATCCTCTAGCAATGGCAGCTCTAGCAAAAGAACAAGGAGTAACTGTAAACGTAATTGGAGTTTTAGAACAAGATACAATTGACGAAAAGGGACTTCAAGAAATTGAAGGGATTGCAATGGCAAGTGGAGGGGTAAGTCAAGTAGTCTACTCGACACAACTCTCTCATACTGTTCAAATGGTTACCAGACAGGCGATGACACAAACGTTGCAAGGGGTAGTTAACAAAGAGCTACAACAAATCCTTGGTGGAAACGCATCAATGGAAGAATTACCCCCTGAGAAGCGCGGTGAGGTCTTAGAGGTGGTTGATGAACTAGGTGAAACGGTGGAACTCGAGGTCCTTGTCCTAGTTGATACAAGTGCTAGTATGAAACATAAACTACCAACCGTAAAAGAGGCCTTACTAGATTTGTCTTTAAGTTTAAACGCTCGTATGGGTGATAATAAGTTTGCTGTCTTTGTATTTCCTGGGAAAAGAAAAGATGTCGAAAAAGTGCTAGATTGGACACCTAATCTTGAATCTCTTTCGAGTATATTCCCGAAATTGACAACAGGAGGTATAACACCAACTGGTCCAGCGATTAGAGAAGCACTCACATACTTCAAGAAAAAGCGTTCGTTAAGGAGTTTGATTTCTCGTGATGAACAATACTACGAAGAGTCAGGTATGTAA
- the yabQ gene encoding spore cortex biosynthesis protein YabQ, producing MSLTTQFYTMMAMVGMGSWLGAALDTYGRFLKRPKRAHWVVFLNDVFFWVVQGLIIFYTLLLVNEGELRFYVFIAILCGYAAYQSMLKNWYLRVLEKLIDFAVSTFKFLAKTIRLLIIRPIQTLFQTIIVLILGLLNFLWTLTKFLFKMIMWVLKIIFLPIKWTGLLLWKLIPKPIKQVIEKYSFSFAGLFKKMENMKHSLNKFWKKIKKS from the coding sequence ATGAGTTTAACGACTCAGTTTTACACAATGATGGCAATGGTGGGGATGGGCAGTTGGTTAGGTGCTGCACTGGACACGTATGGTCGCTTTTTAAAGCGACCAAAGCGTGCACACTGGGTTGTGTTTTTGAACGATGTGTTTTTTTGGGTAGTACAAGGCCTCATTATTTTTTACACATTATTGCTAGTAAATGAAGGTGAGCTAAGGTTTTATGTATTTATTGCCATATTATGTGGATATGCTGCATACCAGAGCATGCTCAAAAACTGGTACCTTCGAGTATTAGAGAAGCTTATAGATTTCGCTGTTTCAACCTTTAAGTTCTTAGCAAAAACAATTCGACTTCTCATAATAAGGCCAATTCAAACATTATTTCAAACGATCATTGTATTAATTTTAGGATTATTAAATTTCCTTTGGACTCTTACGAAATTTTTATTCAAAATGATTATGTGGGTCTTGAAGATCATATTCCTCCCAATAAAGTGGACTGGTTTATTACTATGGAAGCTTATTCCAAAGCCGATTAAACAAGTCATTGAAAAATATTCGTTCAGTTTTGCAGGACTTTTCAAAAAGATGGAGAATATGAAACATAGCCTTAATAAATTTTGGAAAAAAATAAAAAAATCGTAA
- a CDS encoding type III pantothenate kinase — MIFVLDVGNTNTVLGVYENNELKHHWRIETSRSKTEDEYGMVIKSLLEHVHLSFKDIKGVIISSVVPPIMFALERMCDKYFHVKPMIVGPGIKTGLNIKYDNPKEVGADRIVNAVAGIHLYGSPLIIVDFGTATTYCYINEQGQYMGGAIAPGIGISTEALYSRASKLPRIEIARPDHVIGKNTVSAMQSGILFGYVGQVEGIVNRIKSQAKEEPKVIATGGLATLIAKESNVIDIIEPFLTLKGLQLIYERNIDQRYRG; from the coding sequence ATGATCTTTGTATTGGATGTTGGTAATACAAATACAGTATTGGGAGTATATGAAAACAATGAGCTAAAGCATCATTGGAGAATCGAAACCAGTCGAAGTAAAACAGAAGATGAATATGGGATGGTGATAAAGTCTTTACTAGAGCATGTTCATTTATCTTTTAAGGATATTAAGGGGGTCATTATCTCCTCGGTTGTTCCTCCTATAATGTTTGCGCTTGAACGAATGTGTGATAAGTATTTTCATGTAAAGCCGATGATTGTGGGACCAGGGATTAAAACAGGCCTAAATATAAAATATGATAATCCAAAAGAAGTGGGAGCCGATCGAATTGTGAATGCCGTTGCAGGTATTCATTTATACGGATCTCCACTAATTATAGTGGATTTTGGAACTGCGACTACATACTGTTACATTAATGAGCAAGGTCAATATATGGGTGGAGCTATTGCTCCTGGGATTGGCATTTCAACTGAAGCACTATACTCCCGAGCTTCCAAGCTACCAAGAATTGAAATAGCAAGACCAGATCATGTGATTGGAAAAAATACTGTAAGTGCGATGCAATCAGGTATCCTATTTGGATATGTAGGTCAAGTTGAAGGAATTGTAAACCGAATTAAATCACAAGCTAAAGAAGAACCAAAGGTAATCGCAACAGGTGGTCTAGCAACTCTTATTGCAAAGGAATCGAATGTGATCGATATTATTGAACCATTTTTAACACTAAAAGGGTTACAGCTAATCTATGAGCGAAATATTGATCAGCGATATAGAGGATAA
- a CDS encoding protein kinase domain-containing protein, translating into MMNNTTKSQVCNVRPGTVITGKWHKNSYKVMKSLGYGANGVVYLTEAPNGLVALKISENSMSITSEVNVLKRFSKVQGSALGPSLLDVDDWLRHDYSKTVPFYVMEYIKGDNYLSFVEKRGKEWAGILCLQLLTDLDRLHQEGWVFGDLKPDNLIVSGHPPKIRCIDVGGTTIQGRSIKEFTEFFDRGYWGAGTRKAEPSYDLFAVAMIIINTYYPKRFPRKSNEKGKEQLKQMILANQDLRKYEKVLLNAIDGRYQQASEMRRDLVSAISRIDKQSGNVGGTNIKAKAKSTPPPNRPIQKKSTRISKKKKQSSMKGAIETVLIMVMVLFGYILYIYGQLL; encoded by the coding sequence GTGATGAACAATACTACGAAGAGTCAGGTATGTAATGTTAGGCCGGGAACTGTAATCACAGGAAAATGGCATAAAAATTCTTATAAAGTGATGAAGTCATTAGGATATGGAGCAAACGGGGTAGTTTATTTGACCGAAGCACCTAATGGATTGGTTGCCTTGAAAATAAGTGAAAATAGCATGTCAATTACTTCAGAGGTTAATGTTCTGAAGCGCTTTTCAAAGGTCCAAGGGTCAGCCCTAGGACCTTCTTTGCTAGATGTGGATGATTGGCTTAGACATGATTATTCTAAGACAGTCCCTTTTTACGTGATGGAATACATAAAAGGAGATAACTATTTATCCTTTGTTGAAAAACGGGGAAAAGAGTGGGCAGGCATTCTTTGCTTACAGTTGCTTACTGACTTAGATCGACTTCACCAAGAAGGATGGGTGTTTGGTGATCTAAAGCCAGATAATCTAATTGTTTCAGGACATCCTCCGAAAATACGCTGTATTGATGTGGGTGGAACAACAATTCAGGGAAGGTCAATTAAAGAATTTACAGAGTTTTTTGACCGGGGTTACTGGGGAGCAGGAACAAGAAAAGCCGAGCCTTCATATGATTTATTTGCTGTAGCTATGATTATCATTAATACTTATTATCCTAAAAGATTCCCTCGCAAAAGTAATGAAAAGGGAAAAGAACAATTAAAACAAATGATTTTAGCTAATCAGGATTTAAGGAAATATGAAAAAGTTTTATTAAATGCGATTGACGGTAGATATCAACAAGCAAGTGAAATGAGGAGAGATTTAGTATCAGCCATAAGTAGGATTGATAAACAATCAGGTAATGTGGGTGGGACTAATATTAAAGCGAAAGCTAAAAGTACACCTCCACCAAACAGACCTATACAAAAAAAATCTACTAGGATCTCTAAAAAAAAGAAGCAATCGAGTATGAAAGGTGCTATCGAAACGGTTTTAATAATGGTGATGGTTTTATTTGGGTATATTCTTTATATATATGGTCAGTTGCTTTAA